One Bombus vancouverensis nearcticus chromosome 7, iyBomVanc1_principal, whole genome shotgun sequence DNA window includes the following coding sequences:
- the Letm1 gene encoding leucine zipper and EF-hand containing transmembrane protein 1 — translation MNSLIRTKRMVSGQRTIRQYYCFKLWYNTNQINGNLAFIYMGRRDTRNNRLLLHSTITENCNSNNLSYVQSRSFYITPTWHGQESSSKVEDTVRNIKEQKEIKNKAQESIVQSGSKSVEKVEKLTVWQKVKGEIIHYYHGFRLLGLDMKISAKLIWRILKGNELSRREHRLLIKTTGDVFRLIPFSVFIIVPFMEFLLPIVIKFFPGLLPSTFQTATEKEDKLKQALKMKIEMAKFLQQTLDDMAVQSPGYKSIRAKEFAEFFYKVRSSGAVASNEEIMQFSKLFEDEITLDSLTRPQLVALCRVLDVQTLGTSNFLRFLLRMRLRSLTADDKLIEKEGIDSLTRTELQQACRARGMRAYGLPDSKLKEQLSQWLDLSLNKKVPPSLLLLSRALMVPETIPMSDKLKATISALPDTVVARTQGAIGEKEGKMDHKTNIEIIKMEERKIEEERQEKEPQIATVVQNDKTDEITNSDVKVIEQALDSLGKDKKMSVEKEELKELKEEMAEYQEDIKELYEIKAAAKGQEDIENIKVSKGATRLFKKVNKMINKMDAVLTQLESEKQMKEIQKNTVGEEEITVSKTAEELVKIDELISVIKKIQNVPDQHRLQRIAEILAKIDDDRDGSIKIEDVLKVVELIGKEDIKLSKKQVDELLELIDKEEILEDKGQTEKAVQKDASELKDGNCTQRKYVPPKSPVPATPVTTEKSFGKEELEENVEESNKSFAAHSSEKEREKSAAVFKSNSNSDPVRNPPLTPGVPPPEKKAEGSKQL, via the exons ATGAATTctttaattcgtacaaaaaggATGGTATCTGGCCAGAGAACAATTCGCC AATATTACTGCTTTAAACTGTGGTATAATACCAATCAAATAAATGGTAACTTAGCATTTATTTATATGGGTAGAAGAGATACCAGGAATAATAGATTATTATTGCATTCAACGATAACAGAGAACTGCAATAGTAATAACTTGTCATATGTACAGTCTCGTTCATTTTATATTACACCAACTTGGCATGGTCAAGAATCATCTTCCAAAGTGGAAGACACTGTAAGAAATATTAAGgaacaaaaagaaataaaaaataaagcacAAGAATCTATTGTTCAGAGTGGTTCAAAATCAGTGGAAAAAGTAGAGAAGCTAACTGTATGGCAAAAAGTCAAAGGagaaattatacattattatcATGGATTTAGGTTGTTAGGTCTTGATATGAAAATTTCAGCAAAGCTGATATGGAGAATTTTGAAGGGTAATGAACTCAGCAGAAGAGAACATAGACTT CTTATAAAAACAACAGGGGATGTCTTCAGACTTATTCCTTTCTCTGTTTTTATTATTGTACCCTTCATGGAATTTTTACTTCCAattgttattaaatttttccCTGGTTTATTACCATCTACTTTCCAAACAGCAACAGAGAAAGAGGATAAATTAAAACAAGCACTGAAG atgaaaattgaaatggcgAAGTTTCTGCAACAGACATTGGATGATATGGCAGTGCAGTCACCTGGTTATAAATCGATAAGAGCCAAAGAATTTGCCgaatttttttataaagtaCGATCGTCTGGTGCTGTAGCCAGTAACGAAGAAATTATGCAATTCAGCAAACTTTTCGAAGACGAGATTACATTAGATTCTCTTACTCGACCACAATTAGTTGCATTATGTAGAGTACTAGATGTACAAACTCTTGGAACATCAAACTTTTTACGATTTTTACTTAGAATGAGACTTAGAAGTCTCACTGCAGATGATAAA CTAATTGAAAAAGAAGGTATAGACTCACTTACTAGAACTGAATTACAACAAGCGTGCAGGGCCCGCGGAATGCGAGCGTACGGATTACCAGATAGCAAGTTAAAGGAACAATTGTCTCAATGGTTAGACTTAAGTCTAAATAAAAAAGTTCCACCTTCGTTACTGCTTCTTTCGCGCGCGCTTATGGTCCCCGAAACGATACCTATGTCAGACAAATTGAAGGCTACCATTTCTGCCCTTCCTGATACTGTCGTTGCACGTACCCAAGGCGCAATAGGAGAGAAAGAGGGTAAGATGGACCATAAAAcgaatattgaaattattaaaatggaGGAACGTAAAATCGAAGAGGAGCGGCAAGAGAAAGAACCGCAAATCGCCACTGTTGTCCAAAACGATAAAACCGACGAGATTACAAATTCAGATGTAAAAGTAATAGAACAGGCTTTAGATTCTCTAGGGAAG GATAAGAAAATGTCTGTTGAAAAAGAAGAATTGAAAGAGTTGAAGGAAGAAATGGCAGAGTACCAAGAAGATATCAAAGAACTTTATGAAATAAAAGCAGCTGCTAAAGGCCaagaagatatagaaaatattaaggTATCCAAAGGTGCTACACGTTTGTTTAAGAAAGTGAATAAGATGATTAATAAGATGGATGCAGTCTTGACACAACTTGAATCTGAAAAACAAAtgaaagaaatacaaaagaataCTGTTGGCGAAGAGGAAATTACTGTTTCAAAAACTGCTGAAGAATTAGTTAAGATAGATGAATTAATTTCAGTAATTAAAAAGATTCAAAATGTACCTGATCAGCATCGATTACAACGCATAGCCGAAATTCTAGCAAAAATTGACGACGATAGGGACGGATCTATAAAAATTGAAGACGTCTTAaag GTGGTGGAATTAATTGGTAAAGAAGATATTAAGTTAAGTAAAAAGCAAGTAGATGAATTGCTTGAATTGATTGATAAAGAAGAAATCTTGGAAGATAAAGGGCAGACCGAGAAAGCGGTACAAAAAGATGCAAGTGAACTTAAAGATGGAAATTGTACTCAAAGAAAATATGTTCCACCTAAATCACCAGTTCCTGCTACACCAGTGACGACTGAGAAGAGTTTCGGCAAAGAAGAATTAGAAGAAAATGTTGAAGAATCGAATAAAAGTTTTGCTGCACATTCAtccgaaaaagaaagagagaagtcAGCTGCAGTTTTTAAGAGCAATTCCAATTCTGACCCAGTCAGAAATCCTCCGTTGACTCCCGGTGTTCCACCACCTGAAAAAAAAGCGGAAGGCTCTAAACAGCTGTAA
- the Mob3 gene encoding MOB kinase activator 3 isoform X1 → MTALSGFMEFFQKGKVNTFRPKKKFAHGTLRYSLHKQAQASLNSGINLRSVVKLPPGEDLNDWIAVHVVDFFNRINLIYGTVSEYCDSASCPTMSGGARFEYLWADGEKYKKPTALPAPQYVSLLMDWIEAQINNETIFPVSTDVPFPKTFVPLCRKILTRLFRVFVHVYIHHFDRIVAIGAEAHVNTCYKHFYYFVTEFELINTKELEPLAEMTAKVCKDTASPTQATAPSSNAR, encoded by the exons ATGACTGCGTTAagtggttttatggaattttttcAAAAAGGGAAGGTGAAT ACATTTAGGCCAAAAAAAAAATTTGCTCATGGCACATTACGATATTCTTTGCATAAACAAGCACAAGCTTCATTGAATTCAGGAATTAATTTGAGATCTGTTGTGAAATTACCACCAGGAGAAGATCTGAACGATTGGATTGCAGTTCATG tGGTAGACttttttaatagaataaatCTGATATATGGTACCGTATCTGAATATTGTGATTCTGCGTCTTGTCCGACAATGAGTGGCGGAGCACGTTTTGAATACTTATGGGCAGAtggtgaaaaatataaaaaacctACTGCACTCCCAGCACCACAATATGTTAGCCTTCTTATGGATTGGATTGAAGCACAAATTAATAATGAAACCATTTTTCCTGTATCAACag atGTACCATTTCCAAAAACATTTGTACCACTCTGTAGGAAAATTTTGACACGTTTGTTCAGAGTTTTTGTCCATGTCTATATACATCATTTTGATCGTATCGTAGCAATAGGAGCG gAAGCACATGTAAATACATGTTACAAACACTTTTACTATTTTGTAACAGAAtttgaattaataaatacaaaagAATTAGAACCATTGGCTGAAATGACTGCTAAAGTTTGCAAGGATACTGCATCACCAACACAAGCAACAGCACCATCAAGTAATGCTAGATAG
- the Mob3 gene encoding MOB kinase activator 3 isoform X2 translates to MTALSGFMEFFQKGKTFRPKKKFAHGTLRYSLHKQAQASLNSGINLRSVVKLPPGEDLNDWIAVHVVDFFNRINLIYGTVSEYCDSASCPTMSGGARFEYLWADGEKYKKPTALPAPQYVSLLMDWIEAQINNETIFPVSTDVPFPKTFVPLCRKILTRLFRVFVHVYIHHFDRIVAIGAEAHVNTCYKHFYYFVTEFELINTKELEPLAEMTAKVCKDTASPTQATAPSSNAR, encoded by the exons ATGACTGCGTTAagtggttttatggaattttttcAAAAAGGGAAG ACATTTAGGCCAAAAAAAAAATTTGCTCATGGCACATTACGATATTCTTTGCATAAACAAGCACAAGCTTCATTGAATTCAGGAATTAATTTGAGATCTGTTGTGAAATTACCACCAGGAGAAGATCTGAACGATTGGATTGCAGTTCATG tGGTAGACttttttaatagaataaatCTGATATATGGTACCGTATCTGAATATTGTGATTCTGCGTCTTGTCCGACAATGAGTGGCGGAGCACGTTTTGAATACTTATGGGCAGAtggtgaaaaatataaaaaacctACTGCACTCCCAGCACCACAATATGTTAGCCTTCTTATGGATTGGATTGAAGCACAAATTAATAATGAAACCATTTTTCCTGTATCAACag atGTACCATTTCCAAAAACATTTGTACCACTCTGTAGGAAAATTTTGACACGTTTGTTCAGAGTTTTTGTCCATGTCTATATACATCATTTTGATCGTATCGTAGCAATAGGAGCG gAAGCACATGTAAATACATGTTACAAACACTTTTACTATTTTGTAACAGAAtttgaattaataaatacaaaagAATTAGAACCATTGGCTGAAATGACTGCTAAAGTTTGCAAGGATACTGCATCACCAACACAAGCAACAGCACCATCAAGTAATGCTAGATAG